A stretch of the Macrobrachium nipponense isolate FS-2020 chromosome 23, ASM1510439v2, whole genome shotgun sequence genome encodes the following:
- the LOC135197530 gene encoding peptidyl-prolyl cis-trans isomerase-like, protein MFILQLSIILSLLPRSPEVFLDFGVDGVRLGRVYIRIRGELRRAQHFLALCTGLLGPSYKGSRCNKVESKDKPGECLRVSHYVRTDGTLASRGLMGGLEWSGEHSSVKREGMVVSACGGRNDYDGCFDICTRGNPNKKFSCPFGEVVAGLEVVKEATCYEPIGDLTVMNTGVVVLDRKSQEDY, encoded by the coding sequence ATGTTTATCCTACAGCTTTCAATAATTCTGTCTCTACTGCCAAGATCACCCGAGGTCTTCTTGGACTTTGGCGTCGATGGCGTGCGCCTAGGGCGCGTCTACATCAGAATCAGGGGGGAGCTCCGCCGGGCCCAGCACTTCCTGGCCCTGTGCACGGGGCTGCTGGGTCCCTCCTACAAGGGCTCCAGATGCAACAAGGTGGAGAGCAAGGACAAACCCGGCGAGTGTCTGCGAGTGAGCCACTACGTCAGGACAGACGGGACGCTGGCTTCCAGAGGCCTCATGGGAGGGCTGGAATGGAGCGGGGAGCACAGCTCCGTGAAGAGGGAAGGGATGGTCGTGTCCGCCTGCGGCGGGAGGAACGACTACGACGGCTGCTTCGACATCTGCACGAGGGGGAATCCCAACAAGAAGTTCTCGTGCCCCTTCGGGGAGGTCGTCGCCGGGTTGGAGGTCGTGAAGGAAGCGACTTGCTACGAGCCGATTGGGGACCTGACCGTCATGAATACCGGGGTGGTTGTTCTGGATAGGAAGTCACAGGAAGATTATTAA
- the LOC135200172 gene encoding E3 ubiquitin-protein ligase TRIM65-like isoform X1 — translation MHKITTKRGFETDRSPNHLPRETLSKVGPIAEPQTMETELTCAVCSDIYLEGRREPVTLPVCGHTFCRQCLLSIERTDNFSCPYCRTKHPGPPVAQIATVYAILNLTKYLRRSKFGLCDSHNSTLDFWCQTCHTGLCGFCFFESPCKNNHNVLVMKNALDEKKVDIGKAGSRFLESIDAEKALAMRKIHGYFEAVADQCSNAESLNAQAKTVKELMADAENTLSMECAISVHEKMQEYLPSVRKSLEMTSDEVPSSCSQASSSALPSPLADNTKAGSRHAVYQILMDDSKTDDDQMFLQALEPLEASLLDAQDSLTNIQTSPTFTRELC, via the exons ATGCATAAGATCACGACCAAACGTGGTTTCGAAACCGACAGATCCCCGAACCATCTGCCGAGAGAAACCCTCTCCAAAGTGGGACCCATTGCGG AACCTCAGACCATGGAAACCGAACTGACATGCGCCGTCTGCTCCGACATATACCTCGAAGGGAGGCGAGAACCGGTCACCCTGCCGGTATGCGGTCACACCTTCTGCAGGCAGTGCCTTCTGAGCATCGAGAGGACGGACAACTTCAGCTGCCCCTACTGCAGGACCAAGCACCCAGGACCCCCCGTGGCCCAGATAGCGACCGTCTATGCCATTCTCAACCTCACCAAATACCTCAGAAGGTCAAAG TTCGGCTTATGTGACAGCCACAACTCCACCCTTGATTTCTGGTGCCAGACATGTCACACTGGACTCTGTGGGTTCTGCTTCTTCGAGAGCCCTTGCAAAAACAATCACAACGTCTTAGTGATGAAAAATGCCCTGGACGAAAAGAAAGTAGACATCGGGAAAGCAGGCTCCAGGTTCCTGGAAAGCATTGACGCCGAGAAAGCGCTAGCTATGAGGAAGATCCATGGCTACTTCGAAGCGGTGGCTGACCAATGCAGCAACGCCGAATCTTTGAACGCCCAGGCCAAGACTGTGAAGGAACTGATGGCAGACGCTGAGAACACCTTGAGCATGGAGTGTGCCATCAGCGTCCACGAGAAGATGCAAGAATACCTGCCTTCCGTCAGGAAGAGCCTGGAGATGACTTCAGATGAGGTTCCGTCCTCGTGTAGTCAAGCCAGTTCGTCTGCGCTTCCTTCGCCCCTAGCTGACAACACGAAAG CTGGTTCTCGTCACGCCGTCTACCAAATCCTCATGGACGACTCCAAAACAGATGACGATCAGATGTTTCTGCAGGCATTAGAACCACTGGAGGCGTCGTTGCTAGACGCTCAAGACTCTCTGACCAACATTCAGACTTCGCCGACGTTTACCCGAGAGTTATGCTGA
- the LOC135200172 gene encoding E3 ubiquitin-protein ligase TRIM65-like isoform X2 gives METELTCAVCSDIYLEGRREPVTLPVCGHTFCRQCLLSIERTDNFSCPYCRTKHPGPPVAQIATVYAILNLTKYLRRSKFGLCDSHNSTLDFWCQTCHTGLCGFCFFESPCKNNHNVLVMKNALDEKKVDIGKAGSRFLESIDAEKALAMRKIHGYFEAVADQCSNAESLNAQAKTVKELMADAENTLSMECAISVHEKMQEYLPSVRKSLEMTSDEVPSSCSQASSSALPSPLADNTKAGSRHAVYQILMDDSKTDDDQMFLQALEPLEASLLDAQDSLTNIQTSPTFTRELC, from the exons ATGGAAACCGAACTGACATGCGCCGTCTGCTCCGACATATACCTCGAAGGGAGGCGAGAACCGGTCACCCTGCCGGTATGCGGTCACACCTTCTGCAGGCAGTGCCTTCTGAGCATCGAGAGGACGGACAACTTCAGCTGCCCCTACTGCAGGACCAAGCACCCAGGACCCCCCGTGGCCCAGATAGCGACCGTCTATGCCATTCTCAACCTCACCAAATACCTCAGAAGGTCAAAG TTCGGCTTATGTGACAGCCACAACTCCACCCTTGATTTCTGGTGCCAGACATGTCACACTGGACTCTGTGGGTTCTGCTTCTTCGAGAGCCCTTGCAAAAACAATCACAACGTCTTAGTGATGAAAAATGCCCTGGACGAAAAGAAAGTAGACATCGGGAAAGCAGGCTCCAGGTTCCTGGAAAGCATTGACGCCGAGAAAGCGCTAGCTATGAGGAAGATCCATGGCTACTTCGAAGCGGTGGCTGACCAATGCAGCAACGCCGAATCTTTGAACGCCCAGGCCAAGACTGTGAAGGAACTGATGGCAGACGCTGAGAACACCTTGAGCATGGAGTGTGCCATCAGCGTCCACGAGAAGATGCAAGAATACCTGCCTTCCGTCAGGAAGAGCCTGGAGATGACTTCAGATGAGGTTCCGTCCTCGTGTAGTCAAGCCAGTTCGTCTGCGCTTCCTTCGCCCCTAGCTGACAACACGAAAG CTGGTTCTCGTCACGCCGTCTACCAAATCCTCATGGACGACTCCAAAACAGATGACGATCAGATGTTTCTGCAGGCATTAGAACCACTGGAGGCGTCGTTGCTAGACGCTCAAGACTCTCTGACCAACATTCAGACTTCGCCGACGTTTACCCGAGAGTTATGCTGA